From one Dermacentor silvarum isolate Dsil-2018 chromosome 3, BIME_Dsil_1.4, whole genome shotgun sequence genomic stretch:
- the LOC119444401 gene encoding uncharacterized protein LOC119444401, translating into MTTVIVVFLCAATAIASAGRRYGGGGNGGGGDDGGGNYGGYGGGRGNGGYGGGSSGRYRRGYSGGDGGGNRGGYDGGSGGRYGGGYGRSYGGGNGGGDGGGDGGGDDGGDGAGNNRGYGGRYGGSYDGGDGAGNYGGYGGRYGGSYGGGYGGGNRGGDGGGRGEGNRGGNGGDYREGYPSLYKDRR; encoded by the coding sequence GTCATTGTTGTGTTCCTTTGCGCTGCCACAGCGATAGCGTCTGCAGGGCGTCGATATGGTGGTGGCGGCAATGGCGGAGGAGGGGACGATGGCGGAGGCAACTATGGAGGCTACGGAGGAGGTCGTGGCAATGGTGGATACGGTGGAGGCAGCAGCGGACGCTATCGCCGAGGATACAGCGGCGGAGACGGTGGAGGCAACCGTGGCGGATACGATGGAGGCAGCGGCGGCAGATATGGTGGCGGATACGGCAGAAGCTACGGTGGTGGAAACGGTGGTGGCGACGGTGGTGGCGACGGAGGTGGAGACGACGGAGGGGATGGAGCGGGAAATAACAGAGGCTACGGTGGAAGATATGGTGGCAGCTATGATGGAGGGGATGGAGCTGGAAATTACGGAGGCTACGGTGGAAGATATGGTGGCAGCTATGGTGGAGGCTATGGCGGAGGCAACCGTGGTGGCGACGgcggaggcagaggcgaaggcaACCGCGGAGGCAACGGCGGAGACTACCGTGAAGGGTATCCGTCATTATACAAGGACCGACGTTGA